From the genome of Anopheles funestus chromosome 2RL, idAnoFuneDA-416_04, whole genome shotgun sequence:
TTTCTTTGAACAATTCGTGGAAATTTCAACGAGTAAATTTACATGCCGTCGACCACAGTGCAAAGGCACTTCAAAAAGTAATTTCGACAGctcgtttttttctcgctcgcTGGCAACACTGTTCAGCATTGTCAAGcgaagaaataaaatggagAATTCTGTGTGATTGTTATTTTGCACAACAGTACAGAAGCTGTTGTCAAAAAGTGTTTTTCCGACGCGTTTTGCTACGATTGGGCAGCTTATTTTCATCGCAACTACCCGCCAGACATCAATCCGCGGCCATTATTTGCGTTCGCGGCTTCATTTAGGCGTTCTACAACGTGTCGCCCTGGAAACGCCAAAAGCCCCCCTTCCCCCTCGAATGAAAGAGAttttgtgaaagaaaattcTCTGAAAAACGATCATCCGTCTGGATGCAGGTGCTCCAAAGTGGTGTTAATCTTTCCCTTGCCGAATTTGCAGTTTCCGGTCAAGTGTTGCAAACAAATCAAGTGTCCGCTTTCCTTGCAACGGTACGCACGACTGTGTTTATGTATTTATCCCCCACGCCGATTTGTGTGCTTGAGCGGGGGTGAATAAGACGGGTGGGAAGTGCAAGCATAAGAAGTggcacacaaaacatacaatcaCCCACCCATACGTCGTTCTACACCTCGTGTCCAGCATGGAAATCGAAACACCAGTCGCGTGCAGCTGCAACAAACACCCCCATCGGTGGTAATGTTACCGCCGTGATGATAAACGAATGATGCATTACCACGTTGCATCCCGGAATACGGTCGAAAAGTTGGTGAATATAAGACAATATAGGCGTTGCTGGATGGCGTGCGTCAATGCGTGCGCGTACGGTAAGAATATCGCAGTCAGTGTTTAGGATGCAATGGCGGTAGAAAGTGTTTCCTGTTTTAATGATGCCAGCATATCCGGTGTGGACGAAGTGGggataaaacaaacgaaaaatgatACATGTGATGTGAAGTAAGAACGATCCAcggaaacagcaaaaaaaagaaagaaaacaaaactcgtAAGATAAATAACAGTGGGTGTCGAGTGCGAATCCAGTCGAATTTAAAGTGTTGTCGTTTACCGGGCTTCGTACATCCAGTCTTtattcatccatccatcggtaaaaaaaacacaccttcGTTCAGATCTGGTGGTCTCACCAACAGCGCGCACTGATACAATTTCAGTGGATGGGAAAAGGATCAACGCTAATCCACGGACCAGAATGAAGGAGATGGTCGGTGGATGTTGTGTCTGTTCAGACGATCGCGGCTGGTCGGAAAATCCGCTAGTGTACTGCGATGGTCAAAGTTGTGCTGTGGCCGTGCACCAGGCGTGCTACGGAATCGTAACCGTACCGAGTGGACCTTGGTACTGTCGGAAGTGTGAAAGTCAGGAGCGTTCGGCTCGGGTCCGTTGCGAACTGTGTCCGTCGCGTGATGGGGCGCTCAAGCGAACGGATAACCAGGGATGGGCGCATGTTGTCTGCGCGCTGTACATTCCCGAGGTGCGCTTCGGCAACGTGACGACGATGGAACCGATCATCCTGCAGCTGATCCCGCAGGAGCGATATAACAAGAGTAAGGATACGCTGGGAGGAACGATACTCCAACGGCATGGACATtgataatgatttattttccttttcacctCCAACAGCATGTTACATCTGCCAAGAGGTGGGTAAAGGATCCCGCGCAAATGTAGGAGCCTGCATGCAGTGTAACAAATCGGGCTGTAAGCAACAGTTTCATGTCACCTGCGCCCAGCAGTTGGGTTTGCTGTGCGAGGAAGCCGGCAACTATTTGGACAATGTCAAATATTGCGGTTACTGTCAGCATCACTACAGCAAATTGGTAAGTTTCGCCGGTTTGGCGATAACATCAAACAGGCTGatcaattttccttccactgtattgcagaaaaaagGAGGCAACGTTAAAACGATTCCACCGTACAAACCCATCAGCCACGAAGCTAACTCAAGCGATGGGCAATCGTCGCCGGAGAAAGAAATGGAACCACCGTCAACGCAACCACACTCGAGCGCCAGCGCCGCAGGTTCGAGCGGAACGGGCGGCAGTGGTAGCGGTACAGGTGGAGGTAGCAGCTCGAGCAGTGGGCTTAAATCCAGCAGCCGACTATCCGGTGAACCGAACGTTGGTGGTTCATCGTCTACCTCCTCCTCTTCGTCTTCGTCATCATCCAAGCAGCGAAAGTCTTCGAGTGCTTCGAAAAGCTCGAGCGGTTCCAGCTCTAACCCATCGCTTTCGTCGTCGTCCTCGATACAAACTGCCGGTGGAGGTGGTTCCAGTAGTGGACCCGGTATGTCCAGTTCTTCATCGATGTCGGCATTATCTTCGACGGCTTCGTCGGCTTCGTCAGGTATCTCAAGCATGTCCGGAAGCGGAAGCATCGACGATCGACGCGTCAGCAATAGTAGCAGCGGAATCAGTGGTTCTGGCGTAACTGGCAGCGTTAGCAGTAGTGGAAGTTCAAGCAAGAGCAGTTCCGGTTCGTCCGGTGGAACTGGTGGAAGTGGTAATTCGAGCAATACCTCGAAGGAAAAGGATAAATACAGCAAAAGTGTAAGTATCTGCGACAATCCTTCTCGTTATTATTCCCACATTTCTTCTCATGcatgtttttgtcattttataGCGCGACAAAAGCTCCAAGTCATCGAAATCATCAAGCAGCAGTGGTGGTAACAGTGGCACGAGTGGAGGCAATGCAGGCAATTTTAACAATAGTACAAGTACCAGTAACAGTTCTGTCGGTGGAAGTTCGAATCAGTCGAAAGATGCTGATATGGGTGCAGCATCCGGATCGTCTTCCGGCACGATCGGATCGCTTGGTTCGAGTTCGTCCTCGCAATCCCTATCGCAAAGCGGATACTCGTCGACCGCTGGCGGTGGCGGAAACGCGGCCGGAAGCGGTGGTCCGAACAGCTCCACCAAACATCACTCGGATAAGTCGGATAAAGGCAGCAACAGTCAAGGGGGTCAATCGCTATCTAACAGCGCTAGTGCCGGATCGGGACGGGCCGCTTCTTTATCACCTCCAAGCACGCTAATAATTAAGCCACCGCTGGACCATCTCGGTGGCGGCGGAAAAGAACAAATGTCAAAGGAAGCAATTGCTAAACTAAGCACATCAAGCAACTTCACCGAAACGATCGTGGTCAATTCGGAATCAGTGTACAATCATGTTGGTTCCACCGGGAATGCTGGTTCCACGTCCGTAATCGAAAGCGGCAAACTAGCAATGGGAACGGGATCTGGAGGTGCCTCTAGTGGTTCGTATGGTAGTAGCAGCACCGGCAGCGGATCCACGACCGGGAGTACTAGCGGCGGTAAGAAACGAAAGGCCGATGCACGCTCCACACCAACTTCTACGGCCGCAAGCAATGAGATGGAGTCTAACCGGTAAGCTTTGAAGTGGTAAATGATCACAAGCATTAGTTCCCGAACTAATAATATGCCTGATTTTCTCATTTCAGTGACCTGATAAGGGATGTCGCAGTATCGTTAGTGCCATTGTCGCTGAATAAAAACGATCATATTGATCCTTCGTCGATTGTAGGACAtgagaaaaatgtgaaaaaggtGAGTGCGCTGATATGAAACTTCTCCTATTTAGATTAGATCGAGAGTATCTTTCGAGGAAGTTTTCCTCAAAATTTACTTCATGCAGCTTTTAGCTGTATCACGTAGAGATAGGAATTATACTGTTACCAGACGAAATACGCGACCAAAACAACCACTGACCAAAAATTCACAACGATCTCTTTCCCTCTTTGCTTGAGCTAAAGATCAGCTCGCTTGCAGGTGCGAAACCTACACAAGCGTACAAGGAAGGattttaaaggttttttaCATCGTGACTTATGCTaccttttaaattatttgaaacaCATGTGTGCGTGAAGCTTGTTTCGTCCTTGAGTAATTTCCAACGTGCTTCACACTAAGCCAGATGCGGAaggactgtgtgtgtgtgattcatGTTGGAATAGcataataaagaaagaatgGTGAAAATCCCTTTACCTGTGCATGTAGTGGTAAGGGATGTAGCCGTGATCCTTTGCAAATCGTCCGGGCAAAGGACACGGTGTgtacacattttattattattgctatTCGCGTATCCGCACCGTTTGCTGCCTATTCGCACGTAGGCACTCTGCACATACGATCACGCATTGATAGGATAATCGGAAGGCAAAGAACACGACGACGTAATACGAGAGCATGACTAGCGGTCGAAAGGTAGGACAAAAGAAACGAACGAATAGCTGTTTGCAAAAGGGGACCTATGAAATCCAAGCGCCgcagtggttttttgtttccaagtTTGATTCAAAAGGGGGAAGGAAAGCCTTCTTCGTCTCTGTGCACGTTGTATTTGCTCAGCGTACCTTTATGCATACAGGGAAGCGTAACGTTTATAGCGGCCTCAGATGGTACCCCTTAGGGGTGAGGGTACAAATATGTTTTGATGGCGactataaaaaagaagattcCTTCACATACGAAATCCGGTGGTGTTTCGTACGGGGTGTAATATTAAAAACTCAGCCGGCTGCCAACCGGGCTTTGCTTATTCCGATCGATGCTTTCTCGCGTAGTGGTGCCACGCATCTTATTCCGTAAGGATCCTGCCGTTGCTACGCCATGCGCACGACAAATTTCGTTGTGACATGTACGGTTGATTAGGTGCTGTAGGAAAgttttgtgaaacaaaaagcaTGTGCGCTGATCGGTGATCCAACAAGAGAcacgtttggttttgttttggtacaaAACTAATCCTGCTCTTTTCGTGAACCGGTGGTCTCCTGAACCGGAAACTGTCCAAAAATCTGTCgtgtgtgcaaaacaaaatgccccacaaacacaaaagccACAAGAAAGAACGacgtgaaaagaagaaaaaacataaggAGCGCAGCAGCCGCGAAAGTGGCGACGATGTTCGTGTTTGGCTTAAACTGCGCTTCGACGGCGAGTACGTGCTGCGACGCTGTCTAACCGGAACGTTGTGCTCTGGCGTTTGCTTACAGGCGAAAACCGAAACCAGCTCCTCGCTGCAACATCCGACAACGGCGGCGGCAGCAGCGTCCGGGTCCGCTCCGGAAACGAATCTGCAGAATGTTGCACCAAACCTCATCCAATCGGCGCACACATCGAGCATtatctcatcatcatcatccagcaCCGGaaagcatcagcagcagcagcagcaacaacagcatcaacaggTAAGCAATTCAGGAGCCAATTCCTTCCTTTCTGTCGGTGAACCTTTTTCGTCCGAGCAAtcccacacatacacgcacccATGCAATCACTTTCACCTACACAAACGCCGAAACCCACGCACAGTATCCTTGCGAGCAATCATTATCGAGCAATACCTGTCCTTGTGCTATGGTACCGAAGACCTGGTGCCGGTACTACCGTAAACATGTTTATATCGCTTGGGGGCAAAACTTTCATTTCAgcctgttttatgttttcggtACAGCAACAGTGCATCTGTTTAGTTTTGCCACTCCGACCGGGAACGAGAAAGATTTCGTTCGTCCGAAGTGTGTCCCAAACCCGAAGTTGATTACGCACGCGGGAAcgctttgcattttttttttcttacggtTTTGGCTCCATTATTTCCCGGCCAAACGGTCAATCTTTGCAGCAAACGCCTCACTCGCCTCAGCAGCCATCATCGCACACACCGAGCCTGGTGGTGTCGGTACCACTGTCGACGGCTACCGTACCTGGAGTTAATCTACCCGCTAGCAACAGTAGTAatagcagtagcagcaacgtTAATCATAGCGCTAGTcttagcagcagcaacagtagcaACAACAGTACCCCAAACATTGTATCACCAGGACAGTTgggcagcaacagcggcaacACTGGCAGTGGGAACAGTAGTAACATCAGTAACGCTGGAGGCAACCTGTTCCAACAGCTTTCACACCGGGCGAGTGATCAGTTGATGGTAAGTGTTTTGATGACAAAACCCCGAACCATGGTTGGGATTTGTGTGACCTCGGTTAAAGGGAAGGATTGCATTGCTCGAAAGGAATTGTTTCGAAAGGAGATTGTCCACGGTGGAACGCCTGCTCACTGATGTGTATCTGTTTCATTTGTCTTCATCTCTATTCTTTCCGTAGAATGCCAGCACGAACCGCTCTAGTCCCGTGATACAGCAGCAAACGACGGCACAGAATATTATACAGTCGTCTTCCACCTCATCCGCTGCCGGTTCTTCGTCCACACCGATCGGGCACCATCATCTCGAACGGCAATCGCCATCGATGCGATCGTCACCGGCCGGATTGGCAACCGGTGGCGCCAATGTTATAACCTCTCTGCATCACAGTCAATCGCAGCAGTCGGATCTGCTGTCACCGGCCGGTACTGCACCGGGCGGCAGTTCCGTGCTGCAAAGTATTTCACCCGTCCCGATGAGTACGATCCAACGTACCTCCTCGCCGTCGACGCTGTTGGGCGGTGATAACAGTAACAGTAGCAGCGGTGGACTAAAGTTTAGCTACGAAAAGCAACCGCCTACGACGAATGCACGGATAGCGGCCCTGCAGGAAGAAGAATCTTCTACCGGTCGGCGATCCAGGTACGGGTGAGGACACTTTTTAATACTTTCCTATCATAATCGTTGGTTAGCGTTGCCATTTATCCGGCCGTACACATGCACGTTAGGGGACCATGTTTTCGGCTTCCGTACATCTTTCGGATCTTTCCGCATTGATCAATGGGAGCAGAAATGATGCGTTCTTCTAACTAGTTTGCTGTAGTCGTTGTTATGTCTCATTTCACATTTAGTAGTGTACCTTTGTtgctgtttaattttaatacatttgTTTCTCAATTAGGTAACCACAAGTCGTGTTACGATGGTACAAGCTTTTTGTGTATTTACGTTTGAAGAAAGGCATAGGTTTCCTTGTAATCGTCgttgtttattttccgttTGTAGCGTTTGCGTATCGGAGCGTTTCCACAGCTAAGTTGCATGTtgttgttcaaaacattaagaaaaattaaagGTGCAAGTTACTTTTTGCATAAACTTTTGATCTGTTATGATCACAGGTATGCGCTGTAGTGTGGTGTACTTGCATACTAAACCCTACAGCGGAGGGAGGTCAACTAATTTGTGGTActtgcaaccaaaaaaaaaaatgcttagtCCTAGTCCCAAGGCTGGAAAGTCATTTGTCGAACAACCGGCCCAACAGGATACCGAATGCGCATTATGTTTATGTTCTACAGCTAATGTTTGGTCTACCTTTATGTCCGAATGTGATTGTTGTTACTTTCCGTTGTTTTGCCGTCTCGGTGTGCGTGTTGgccattaatttgtttttataacaCAACACCTCCTCCTTCTTCCTGCAATCCGTTCCATACTCCACATGCAGATCACACTCGAGAGAGCGCAGTGGAGGCAATGGTAGTAACAACACTACTGGCACTACCACCAGTGGAGCTGGTAGcggcagtggtggtggtggcagcgccggtggtggtagtagcggtggtagtggtggtggaaaaactCGTACATCTAAGAAGCGATCGCAACAGCAGTCACAACAGGCGCAGTTACCACCAGATCGAGGATCACCTTCGATCGTGGTAGAATCTTCCTCCCATAGAGGAACCAATCGAAACCATTCATCTCCATCGCGACCTCCGTCGCACGATAGTGGCGGTCAGCCATATCCGTATGGGCTAGTGGATCGCAACACCGACGATCACCATGTATCGCAATATCATCAGTCATCTACGGGTGGAAGTAATGCACCACCGGCGGGCGGCAATAATGCCAGCAATAATGGCAGCGTGCTGTCCATGGCCGCTGGAACCGGATCGGCAACTGCGTCGGTTGTTGTGGGGAATTCGTCCACACAGaataaccatcatcatcatcaccaacatctggcacagcatcatcaacagcaacaacactctcatcaccatcaccaccatcagcagcagcagcagcaccatcatcatcaacatcaccaccattcgcagcatcaacagcaacaaacggtCCAGGCCGCGTCGATCGGCGAAAAGCTTTCCTCGGGCGGTGGATCAGTCGCTTCGCTTCCCTACTCCACCGGCCACGCTGCCCAGTCTTCTCAGCACTCTGCTAGTGCAAATGCAAACAGCAACGCTTCCAATGCCACATCCACCATCTCATCTGTCGCTTCTTCTgccggtgttgctgctgccgcttctgTTGCTAATGCTTCAAATGCTCCAATGTcttctacttcttcttcttctactcaCTCTAACAACTCCTCCACTACTGCTGTTGCGTCCGCCAGGGTCGATACTGGAGCTTCCTCCGGTGTACATCCGGTCATTGAAATGGCGGGCCATAGTGGATCACATGCGTATCACGGCGGTGGTAGTGGAATCATTTCCGGCTACTCTCACGCCTCTAGTACAAGCAGCAGCGCTACAGCTGGCGCCGGCAAATCTAACCAGAGCTCCAATaatagcagcaacagcacagCAGACAACTTTCATCAGCATCCTCACCAACAGTATCATCATGGCGGTGGTTCCGGTTCGCACGGTGTACTAACGACTGGTGCCTCCGTCGGGGGCGGCGGTAAtaacatcagcagcagtagtaacagcaacaacagtgtGAACAGTAGTATTAGTAATAGTAGCAACAGTAACAGCAGTATCCTTAGTAGCAATAATAACAcctccaccatcaccaccacaaGCAGTAGCACTAGTGGCAACAGTAACAGCaaaaacaccaccatcatcagtaGCAATAGCGGCAACATGAGCGGCACCAACTCGAACAGTAACACTAACAGCACCGGAAACAACCATAATCTATCtaacagtagcagcagtaccaTCGTAACAGCGGTTACCCATCCGAACAAAAAGCACCGAGGGGCTTCGCATCATCAAACAATCGTTGAACTTTCGCCATCACCATCTACTTCCAGAACGCCAGAAATGATCGTATCCAGTGGTGCATCCTACAGCCTGAGCTCAACATTGACGGCgtcttcttcctcctcctcttccctGTATGGTAGTGCGGGAGGTGGtagtggaggaggaggaggtttGAAGTTCTCATACGAAGCGCAACCAACGAATCCGTTGGCGGCCGTATCTACCGCCTCCATGATCGGCAATAGCGGCAGCAGTAGTAGCGTTATTGCCGTCCCACAAGTCAAGGATTCGCCACCGAGTTCTCCCGGATCTGATGCGGGTGGTGGCCCATCCGGCACTGCGATCGTTAGTGGTCGTGGCACGAAGCGTAACCGTAAGATGTCCTCTAATGCTGGACCGGGTGCTGTGACGACGGCTGCGGGCACAGGGCCAACGATTGTACCAGCGTCCATAGTGGCCGGTGGCGCAATAAACGATGCGAAGGATGGTAAATTGTTTCAGAACGGTGGTAGCAGTGCCGTCGGCGGTGGTTCGATCGTATCCGCCACCCATATGCTAGGCAATCAGCTGAATCCGAGCAGCAGCGTGGCACAGAAAATGTCTGACCAGCTGAGCATGGAGATCGAGGCGCATACGTATGTACCCGGTCCTATCGATTCCGGACCATCGTTAATGGGACCACAGTTCCCGGGCAAGGTAAGCACGGATGCACCTTTCGCTTCGTTCAGTTATTGATCGGTACAGCAACTCACGTATCTGacggtgcttttttgttttgtttcagaaTCGCACAAACAATCCGCAACCGGTAATGCCGGTTGGTGGTGGCGGCAACTCGTTAAGCTCCATGCTAACGGGCGGTGGTACGGCGACGGCGAATGGAAACACTCCGCAAAGCTTGGAACAGCTGCTGGAGCGGCAATGGGAACAAGGATCTCAGTTTCTTATGGAACAAGCGCAACACTTCGACAGTACGGACGATGAGAATCGAACATTTGTGAAACGACGAGATTGTTACAACCTTACTgacattattttgttttttcccacATTGCAGTTGCCTCTCTGCTTTCCTGTCTTCATCAGCTGCGAAGTGAAAACATCCGCTTGGAAGAGCACGTTAATAATTTGGTCGCACGAAGAGAT
Proteins encoded in this window:
- the LOC125764873 gene encoding mucin-19 isoform X4: MKEMVGGCCVCSDDRGWSENPLVYCDGQSCAVAVHQACYGIVTVPSGPWYCRKCESQERSARVRCELCPSRDGALKRTDNQGWAHVVCALYIPEVRFGNVTTMEPIILQLIPQERYNKTCYICQEVGKGSRANVGACMQCNKSGCKQQFHVTCAQQLGLLCEEAGNYLDNVKYCGYCQHHYSKLKKGGNVKTIPPYKPISHEANSSDGQSSPEKEMEPPSTQPHSSASAAGSSGTGGSGSGTGGGSSSSSGLKSSSRLSGEPNVGGSSSTSSSSSSSSSKQRKSSSASKSSSGSSSNPSLSSSSSIQTAGGGGSSSGPGMSSSSSMSALSSTASSASSGISSMSGSGSIDDRRVSNSSSGISGSGVTGSVSSSGSSSKSSSGSSGGTGGSGNSSNTSKEKDKYSKSRDKSSKSSKSSSSSGGNSGTSGGNAGNFNNSTSTSNSSVGGSSNQSKDADMGAASGSSSGTIGSLGSSSSSQSLSQSGYSSTAGGGGNAAGSGGPNSSTKHHSDKSDKGSNSQGGQSLSNSASAGSGRAASLSPPSTLIIKPPLDHLGGGGKEQMSKEAIAKLSTSSNFTETIVVNSESVYNHVGSTGNAGSTSVIESGKLAMGTGSGGASSGSYGSSSTGSGSTTGSTSGGKKRKADARSTPTSTAASNEMESNRDLIRDVAVSLVPLSLNKNDHIDPSSIVGHEKNVKKAKTETSSSLQHPTTAAAAASGSAPETNLQNVAPNLIQSAHTSSIISSSSSSTGKHQQQQQQQQHQQQTPHSPQQPSSHTPSLVVSVPLSTATVPGVNLPASNSSNSSSSNVNHSASLSSSNSSNNSTPNIVSPGQLGSNSGNTGSGNSSNISNAGGNLFQQLSHRASDQLMNASTNRSSPVIQQQTTAQNIIQSSSTSSAAGSSSTPIGHHHLERQSPSMRSSPAGLATGGANVITSLHHSQSQQSDLLSPAGTAPGGSSVLQSISPVPMSTIQRTSSPSTLLGGDNSNSSSGGLKFSYEKQPPTTNARIAALQEEESSTGRRSRYGSHSRERSGGNGSNNTTGTTTSGAGSGSGGGGSAGGGSSGGSGGGKTRTSKKRSQQQSQQAQLPPDRGSPSIVVESSSHRGTNRNHSSPSRPPSHDSGGQPYPYGLVDRNTDDHHVSQYHQSSTGGSNAPPAGGNNASNNGSVLSMAAGTGSATASVVVGNSSTQNNHHHHHQHLAQHHQQQQHSHHHHHHQQQQQHHHHQHHHHSQHQQQQTVQAASIGEKLSSGGGSVASLPYSTGHAAQSSQHSASANANSNASNATSTISSVASSAGVAAAASVANASNAPMSSTSSSSTHSNNSSTTAVASARVDTGASSGVHPVIEMAGHSGSHAYHGGGSGIISGYSHASSTSSSATAGAGKSNQSSNNSSNSTADNFHQHPHQQYHHGGGSGSHGVLTTGASVGGGGNNISSSSNSNNSVNSSISNSSNSNSSILSSNNNTSTITTTSSSTSGNSNSKNTTIISSNSGNMSGTNSNSNTNSTGNNHNLSNSSSSTIVTAVTHPNKKHRGASHHQTIVELSPSPSTSRTPEMIVSSGASYSLSSTLTASSSSSSSLYGSAGGGSGGGGGLKFSYEAQPTNPLAAVSTASMIGNSGSSSSVIAVPQVKDSPPSSPGSDAGGGPSGTAIVSGRGTKRNRKMSSNAGPGAVTTAAGTGPTIVPASIVAGGAINDAKDGKLFQNGGSSAVGGGSIVSATHMLGNQLNPSSSVAQKMSDQLSMEIEAHTYVPGPIDSGPSLMGPQFPGKNRTNNPQPVMPVGGGGNSLSSMLTGGGTATANGNTPQSLEQLLERQWEQGSQFLMEQAQHFDIASLLSCLHQLRSENIRLEEHVNNLVARRDHLLAVNARLAIPLNPTAALGGVGIIGGSGGTGPGGGGASVGGAGIGPAQGQFNNIHGNGPIDANVITNAATISSRSSRGQHGPNQPPGQGSASHFGSGAGSNAGGLPQENGIDFRHTNSSHSATNSASIRRNSPSNQPYPPSAGVGGTSRGSATTSSASSNSTPGSGGANEALPSTVTVRSNTMRSTSGSGSVSIANSSSSNSNSATISTGNGPTAGSLTNSSTGAGTYQAAREQQQTIYNTAHQQVTVGRVVAPVTSSARITTTSHVPASQHPRTGSNHLHHHQQQHHYAPHPYMQHQHGNHLQHRPTSPPIPPANVNVMAHHHAPMNSHDGPTTGRGPAIPTPPPPPPAPSQPAVDQRMVHSQRPPAH